A part of Methanothermobacter thermautotrophicus genomic DNA contains:
- a CDS encoding cation:proton antiporter, translating into MIAGPSVLGAVSAGSIESLAELGVILLLFTIGLEMSPERFGEFRRTAFIGGTLQIGLTVSVVSILTLVLGLSPGKAVFLGFLISLSSTAVVLKVLQDFHETEAPHGQASLAILIFQDVAAVPMILTVPFLAGLAATTSAPVTLLTAGAVLLGTLVSARWLVPRLFDVVAATGSREIFLLTVILVCASVTWLTGEVGLSPALGAFLAGLIVANTEYAHRAQGTILPFQEVFLSFFFVSLGMLLDLRFFLGHIYIIVLAVIGVLLIKVALNSLVGFILGYSARVVVLLGLVLAQIGEFSFILSETGLRYGLMDRLTFQAFLSVSLITMAITPFLISLSPRISERIVHAELHPRIKNGRAYRRPSVDLRDHLIIIGMGITGRRLAYTCEEHGIPYIGLDVNPEAVRRARDEGLNVYYGDGTHLAVLRHFNVPEAAVMVVAIADYRSTVHAIHEARALNEGMKIIARIRGFENTERLYTAGADVVVSEKREATRRISGEIFSCYSGVCELEE; encoded by the coding sequence GTGATAGCCGGTCCATCTGTCCTGGGTGCAGTGTCAGCGGGAAGCATTGAGAGCCTCGCTGAACTGGGGGTTATACTGCTTCTCTTCACAATTGGACTTGAGATGTCCCCTGAGAGGTTTGGGGAGTTCAGGAGGACCGCCTTCATCGGCGGGACACTCCAGATAGGTCTTACGGTCTCTGTGGTGAGCATCCTGACCCTTGTACTGGGTCTGAGCCCGGGTAAGGCTGTCTTCCTGGGTTTCCTGATATCACTCAGCAGTACAGCCGTGGTCCTTAAGGTCCTCCAGGACTTCCATGAGACCGAGGCGCCCCATGGACAGGCCTCCCTGGCCATCCTCATATTCCAGGACGTTGCAGCGGTGCCAATGATCCTCACGGTGCCCTTCCTTGCAGGGCTGGCTGCAACCACATCGGCACCGGTAACCCTCCTGACCGCCGGTGCTGTGCTGCTGGGGACCCTGGTATCTGCCAGGTGGCTTGTTCCCAGGCTCTTCGATGTGGTCGCGGCCACCGGGAGCCGTGAGATATTCCTCCTCACTGTCATACTTGTATGCGCCTCTGTCACCTGGCTCACAGGGGAGGTGGGCCTGTCACCCGCCCTGGGGGCCTTCCTGGCGGGCCTCATCGTTGCGAACACGGAATACGCCCACAGGGCCCAGGGGACAATACTCCCCTTCCAGGAGGTCTTCCTGAGCTTCTTCTTCGTCTCACTCGGTATGCTGCTGGATCTGAGGTTCTTCCTTGGTCACATCTACATAATAGTCCTTGCGGTTATCGGGGTTCTCCTGATAAAGGTGGCCCTGAACAGCCTCGTCGGATTCATCCTCGGCTACTCTGCAAGGGTTGTGGTCCTCCTGGGCCTTGTACTTGCACAGATCGGTGAGTTCTCCTTCATACTCTCTGAGACCGGGCTGCGTTACGGCCTCATGGACAGGTTAACATTCCAGGCCTTCCTATCGGTTTCACTGATAACCATGGCCATCACCCCCTTCCTCATCTCACTCTCACCCAGGATCTCGGAGAGGATAGTCCATGCGGAACTCCACCCCAGGATAAAGAATGGGAGGGCCTACAGGAGGCCCTCAGTGGACCTCAGGGACCACCTGATAATCATAGGTATGGGTATAACAGGGAGGAGGCTCGCGTATACCTGTGAGGAACATGGTATACCCTACATCGGCCTGGATGTTAACCCTGAGGCGGTGAGGAGGGCCCGTGATGAGGGACTCAACGTATATTATGGGGACGGAACACACCTGGCGGTGCTGAGGCACTTCAATGTCCCTGAGGCGGCGGTGATGGTGGTTGCCATTGCAGATTACCGGTCCACGGTCCACGCCATACATGAGGCACGTGCACTGAATGAGGGGATGAAGATAATAGCAAGGATAAGGGGCTTTGAGAACACTGAGAGGCTGTACACGGCCGGGGCTGATGTGGTGGTCTCAGAGAAGCGCGAGGCAACCAGGAGGATTTCGGGAGAGATATTCAGCTGTTACAGTGGTGTCTGTGAGCTTGAGGAGTGA
- a CDS encoding pseudomurein-binding repeat-containing protein, with protein MVLSLLGSNIAGASASDEGALSEVALTDNQTQDHVSEENQTEKNSNPENQTVSSDETGAAGEPAHGAIWVKAYDMGKVNLTELREKGIRDVFLEQLAFNDARFSANLTSFLGNASAQGIRVSAWVICLKDANGKWVDPTGRYAYNVTTTSKVTVQEPYKYYYTVTVKKAYTTYVKQRYKSWYRYNGKWRYTWKYRYVRKTTYRYVKETRYTIKYRTVTKTVTSTETRYGYNTSYAEQFIDNLTRRVLSYASTPGVGGVHLDYIRYTGNAYQVPNSTATITGIVKRISEAVKSVNPGLLLSAALMPEKASNAYYYGQDYTQLAEYLDVLVPMAYKGNYRAGTSWIENVTAYIKSRSPGAEVWTGLQTYRSDADVTPIPADELRADINAALRGGADGYALFRYGLIDREFLGGLPAATTKPSADNSITASMIMDAASRVKAFVESNYRLPSYVNINGNTINNAEFLYLLAEHLTGADPEFRSFSEGSNTTLLAAGKIQKSEYLKIASQVLGYMSENGRAPSGVSSGAGSLSFNALVYMLAKAVAFQNSTGRLPDYVTIDSSIFYGKYLASSANCQVTAPEIRSLASTITRGMTSALSKATAIFNWVRDNIDYSFYYNTKYGAVGTLKNRTGNCVDMTHLLVALSRAAGIQARYVHASCTFLSGNVYGHVWAQLYVNGKWVNADASSSMNSLGVIRNWKSASIKGYYASLPF; from the coding sequence ATGGTGCTATCACTTCTGGGCTCTAACATTGCAGGTGCCTCTGCATCAGATGAAGGGGCCCTCAGTGAAGTTGCCCTGACAGACAACCAGACACAGGATCACGTTTCTGAAGAGAACCAGACAGAAAAGAACAGTAACCCAGAAAACCAGACAGTTAGCAGCGATGAAACAGGGGCGGCAGGTGAACCTGCCCATGGGGCCATATGGGTGAAGGCCTATGATATGGGGAAGGTCAACCTCACCGAACTCAGGGAGAAGGGCATAAGGGATGTCTTCCTTGAGCAGCTTGCATTCAATGACGCGAGATTCAGCGCAAACCTCACCTCATTCCTTGGTAACGCTTCAGCCCAGGGTATAAGGGTGAGTGCCTGGGTCATCTGCCTCAAGGATGCTAACGGCAAATGGGTTGACCCAACCGGCAGGTACGCCTACAATGTTACAACGACCAGCAAGGTTACAGTCCAGGAGCCCTACAAATACTACTACACTGTAACGGTGAAGAAGGCCTACACAACCTATGTGAAGCAGCGCTACAAGTCATGGTACAGGTACAATGGGAAGTGGAGGTACACCTGGAAGTACCGCTACGTCAGGAAGACCACCTACAGGTACGTTAAGGAGACGCGTTACACCATAAAGTACCGGACGGTTACGAAGACTGTTACCAGTACAGAGACAAGATACGGCTACAACACAAGCTATGCAGAGCAGTTCATTGACAACCTCACCCGTAGGGTGCTATCATACGCCAGCACTCCAGGTGTTGGAGGAGTCCACCTCGACTATATCAGGTACACTGGAAACGCATACCAGGTACCAAACTCAACAGCAACCATAACCGGGATAGTGAAGAGGATCAGTGAAGCCGTTAAATCTGTTAACCCGGGGCTTCTCCTTTCAGCTGCCCTTATGCCGGAGAAGGCCTCAAACGCCTACTACTATGGACAGGACTACACACAGCTTGCAGAGTACCTTGATGTGCTGGTCCCAATGGCATACAAGGGGAACTACCGTGCAGGCACTTCATGGATAGAGAACGTGACAGCCTACATCAAGTCCAGGAGTCCCGGGGCAGAGGTCTGGACCGGCCTTCAGACCTACAGGTCTGATGCCGATGTTACACCAATCCCTGCAGATGAACTCAGAGCTGATATAAATGCGGCCCTCCGTGGAGGGGCCGACGGATACGCCCTATTCAGGTACGGCCTGATTGACAGGGAATTTTTAGGTGGACTGCCAGCTGCAACAACAAAGCCTTCTGCTGACAATTCAATCACCGCATCGATGATCATGGATGCAGCCAGCAGGGTTAAGGCCTTCGTGGAGTCAAACTACAGGCTCCCATCCTATGTGAACATCAACGGGAACACTATAAATAATGCAGAGTTCCTCTATCTGCTGGCAGAGCACCTCACAGGGGCCGACCCTGAGTTCAGATCATTCAGTGAGGGATCAAACACGACGCTGCTGGCTGCCGGAAAGATTCAGAAGTCAGAGTACCTGAAAATAGCATCTCAGGTCCTCGGTTACATGTCAGAGAATGGCAGAGCACCTTCAGGTGTATCATCGGGCGCAGGGAGTCTGAGCTTCAACGCCCTGGTTTACATGCTAGCAAAGGCTGTTGCCTTCCAAAACTCCACTGGAAGGCTTCCAGATTACGTTACAATTGACAGCTCCATATTCTACGGCAAGTACCTTGCATCATCAGCCAACTGTCAGGTCACTGCACCGGAGATAAGGTCACTGGCATCCACGATAACACGGGGAATGACATCGGCACTCTCAAAGGCCACAGCAATCTTCAACTGGGTGCGTGACAACATAGACTACAGCTTCTACTACAACACGAAGTACGGCGCAGTGGGCACACTCAAAAACAGGACAGGTAACTGTGTTGACATGACACACCTCCTGGTGGCCCTCTCAAGGGCTGCCGGTATACAGGCCAGGTACGTCCATGCGAGCTGCACCTTCCTCTCAGGTAACGTCTACGGTCACGTCTGGGCCCAGCTGTATGTGAACGGGAAGTGGGTGAACGCCGACGCATCAAGCAGCATGAACTCCCTTGGAGTCATAAGGAACTGGAAGAGCGCCAGTATAAAGGGCTACTACGCGAGTTTACCATTCTAA